The following DNA comes from Acipenser ruthenus chromosome 47, fAciRut3.2 maternal haplotype, whole genome shotgun sequence.
TTTAAATAGCAAAATGACGCAGCGGCGAGGCAGTCACTGCTACTTACTTCCTGTCGAGTTAAACAAGCACTTTGAGGTCTTAATTGTTTTTGCATTCCTTAATGTAAACCAACATTTAATTTGGAATAACCCCtgttatattacagtaaaataaactccGGTACCCCAATTCAATGTCTCTAAAGGAAGGACAAACACCATTCTGTACACTAGAATGTGTTTCACATCTGGTTCATGTATTGGTTGGCTTCCACATTTAATTTTATAACTTCAGTTATAGGAACACGTTGTTCAAATAAAAAGACTCTGGCCCAGCACCACTTGATTTGTAATTCACTTTTGCCATTTGTTTAGGAAAATGTAGTCCAAGGGATGTGGTTTGAACATTTGATCCCTGTGTAAGGAGAAGCCAAGTTTGGATCAGCGCctgcccagtgtgtgtgtgtatacacacgtAGATGCTAGATTACTTATGAACTGTAGGCTGGTCACTAACCTAACCTTGAACTCTGAGCTGAAAGTTGTGTAATAGTTGTCTTTCAACCACATGACTTGAGTTCTGCTTTTGATATACCCTCCAGAACAGCAGTCTGATCCAACTAGTGTCTAAAATGCACTGGATTAGCAATTAAACTAGGTTACTTATAAACGCAGCAGTGGAATCTTTATCCAGGGGCAGAACATCTTCCTTCTGCGGTCCTCCTGTGGTGTGCAGGATAAATGATTACAGCACTGAATTAGGGAGCTATTTGTAGACTACAGTAACATCTTGGCTTGTGTTTTGAGGTTTTTAAATTCTTGTAGCCAGCCCTGCGTGTCTAGTATGTTGTCCAGGACCCCCAAGTAATTGGGATGTTTATCCCAGACCCTCTAAACCCCCCTTATCTCAGTCTCTAACCCTGCCTCCTGGTGGGGTCTGAGGGCTTTCGTGTTCTCGGTTGACGTTGCTGGCATCTTGCCGTCTGTCAAACTAATATGAATGCGTTTTAATATCTTGTAGCGTTAGTGTAATTGTCAACAGAATTGAGGGCTGCTGACTTACAGGTGTGTGTTGAAGATTAACTCGGCTGCCTTCAATATGTTTTTGTTGCAAATGGCTGCCGGTTAGTTTTTTGGTGAGATAAGCGGAGTGACTGTGAAATCGTGCCAGGCTGCCTGCTGCATCTGCCATACTTGGTGTGTTGCGTCACTGCTGAGTGCTGTGGATCTGGTgcaggggaggggaggagccatGCTGCCTAGCACATCCAGTACTGTGTTGTCAGGCAGCAGGCTGTGACAGTTGGAGCAAAGTCGGTCAGGGTAGCTCTTTACATCCCCTCTTTGTAACGTAATCTCTTTTGCCTGAACTGTTTAAGAGCTTGATTTTATTTCCATCTCTTATGCATGAGTTCTAGTTTAATATTGCATTGTTGGTGAATATTTCATTAACAGTGGGTCAGTGCTGCGAGATGCAACCTAACCTAAAATAAACCTTGCTTATTACCCCTACAATGGTAGACTGTTCCCCTGCAGTTGTACAGCTCCAGGTGGGGATGGCTGTCTATTTGCAGACTGGCAGGACGCAGCTGCGCACACACACGCTTTACCTCACACCTGTCCTCCATATCTAGCATGTTAATTTCAACTGGAAAAATGAATGTGAGCAGCACATGGGAGCAAGTATCTAAATTCCAGATCCAGGAGAGAGTTGCGTCTGAATTGTGACTGACTGGTAACCGCAGCACAAAAGTCCGATTTTTGAAGCATCCTCTGTCTGTCGAGATCTTGGCCTGAGAAGCAGTTGTTTTTCATGACTTGAATACCCACACGCCAACATGAACTAGCCCTCCTGTTTGTGTCCAGAAGCTTCCTTCAAATGGTCTcggggctggaaataagactcctattgcatagcagttaaacccgtttcaggttttactacgatcttgattagtcacagtgtataggtagcaagcttaggtgtgtcttaATCCTAGTAAAGCCAGGAATGGCTTTATGGGAGTCTGATTTTCACTTCCATCTCTGGGTCTTCACACGCTATGAAGTGCAATTTTATATAGTCTGTTAATTAAGACGGTTCTTTGGAATAAATGGCTTTTTGCAGATTCCGGGTTCAGCCATACCCACACTCTATGAAAGCTGGTGTGTTCAGGTTGCTTTCCTCCAGGATTCTTATTGATTGGGGGTGTAACCCTTGAAGATGTCTGCAGCCCTTCTCCTTGCTCATCGCTGCCGTCTTGCTAAGTCCTACTCTGCTCGCTTCTAATCAGAGTGCCTCCTTGAACTGAGATCTGTTCTCTTGGTCAATTGTTGGTAACTGTAACCTTGGAATACCTTTTCGCACCTCTTGGATAGTATTGGTTTTTAGGGATGGCTTGCTCTTTCTTCACACTCTAGAGAGAGATCTATATAAATAAAAGCCTCTTATAAAAGCTTCATGGTATTTGACTGATCATAGCAGTTatataatgtcattttaaactgtttattctTGTTTTTGAGGATGCATTTATATAGTAtgtatgaaatgtgtgtgttttctagtATGTGGTATGAATTGCGACCCCTTGACTtgctttctctctgtctctgcagtTCCAGGGCTTCCCTGAATTGCTGTAGTAACCTGCGTCCCGGGCCTCAGTGGTGCTCCTGATGCCCCTCACCCACCCCTGAAGATCCCAGGTGGGCGAGGGAACAGTCAACGGGATCACAATCTTTCAGCTAATACAGTTTACTCGGTAAGCTGGTGCGCTTCCTTTTCACGTACTGTCCGTGATTGCGATTTTAAGTGTTCTGCTTAATGCAGGGATGGAAGGAacactcctgttgcatagcagtttcgctCCATTCCAAATCAATACAAGCTTGATTGATTAGCCTCGGTATGTAGGCAACAAGGTCTGGTGTGTCTTgttcaggaatggatcaaactgataTGCAATTGGAGTCTGTATTGCATCCCTGTAACAATGTTTTTGGGCTGAaatcatgaaaaacatttaatggTTTACCTGTTTTGTCCCCTGTATTGTTTTGCTCAGGATAATCGGCTGATCGTGACCGAAGAGCCTTCTACCAGCAGGACTAGAATTCTCCAGATCCAGTCCAGGCTCACTGACTCCAGAAAGATCAGCTGGAGAACAGTGCTCAATAACAGCAACGTCTACATCGAAATCCCAGGGGGGGGGCTCCCTGAGGGCAGCAAGGACaggtgaggaggaggggggtgcAGGTCATGATGCAATACAATATGTATCGCGATACAGGTGATGGGATACCTGTATGATGCAGAATAAGATCATGTCATCTAATGATGGACTATCTTATTAAAAGACAAAGCGTTGAGAGTCTGTATCCACGCCAGCTGTAAGACCCgccattcaagaaccacttggtaaACCACAAcgaactgtgttgtgtttttgatttttatATCCCCCCCCGATACAGAGCGTAGTTACAATACGATAGCTTTGTACTGAAACGGCCGTGTTAAAGGGCTGGCTGTAACTTGTTCTCTCCCGCACAGCTTTGCCCTCCTGCTAGAGTTTGCAGAGGAGCACCTACAAGTGGAGAATGTTTTCATCTGCTTCCACAAGAACCGGGATGATCGAGGTAAGGCATGTGACATAGCTGGTGTATCGATTCCTCTGACTTCAGCTCACTAAATGTGTTCAGTATGTAATTGgattattttactgtaataaaCCCGTGATGTTGTTGAGTTGACTGAGATTAAAAGCTTTAATCCTAGTTTCTAAGTGACCATTGGTCTCATCCCTTTGACTGTAGCTTTTAGAGGAATGCCTTGCTTTCAGTTTTTGCTTCAGAATCATTTTTATATTGGTGGAAGTTGCTGCTCCACCTTCTGaaggtgtgtttttgtttgtttatttttgcactCCCCTTGTTGCAGCGGCACTGCTTCGTACCTTCAGCTTTCTGGGCTTTGAGATTGTGAGACCAGGCCACCCCCTCGTCCCGAAACGACCAGACGCATTCTTCATGGCCTACGCAATTGAGAGAGACTCTTCGGATGAAGAATAACGGACACCTTTGCTGAATCTTGAATTTCTTTCCTCCCTGATTTTGTAAACGTATGAACCAGTAGAAATCGTTAgcatttcctttttctttttgagtCAATCTGTACAGCAGGGTTTACACATTGTGTTGTGCTGCATTAGGGTTTggtgatttttgttttttccttctgTTATCTGCACTGTGCAAAATACTTTTGTGTGCTTGCATGCCTAGCCACCCTAGTGGTGACttgaattttaaaataacaacaaaaggATGTTTAATGTCCAGACTTCTATCATCTTTCTGAATTAAGATTTCCGACCTGCGTGTTTTGTGATTGTGTGCAAAATAAATTGCTCACCCTAAAGTTCAGCTGTGCATTTACTCAgtttgcagctttttttttgttggtttttttaagTAATGCTTAAGATTGgaattttatttgcatttaaataaaattttatttttactgtgtaAGTTctggttttaaaacaaaagaactTTTCAGGAGAATAAACGGGACGGGGTTGGCTGGCTGCGGGTGGTAGACGTCTACAGGAACGCCATCAGCATCTCTGCACCTGAGATGATGTGCATACAGCTTTTGTAATGCATAGTGCAGAGACCAGCCCTTCAGCATTGCTCAATGCATGTACATCTAAAGTGTTTTATAAGGCGTTCCTTTGCACTGTGGAACAGATTCTAATGCAGTAAGGTCTCGTCTCCCATTTGCCCCATGATACCATTCCTCTTGCACTGTCATTCCTGTTAGAAGGCAGAACACCAGTGGCTCTTAAAGATTTCAAtcattcttctctctctctctttccccccccCAATTTGTTAAATGGCTGGAGATCACTGGAAAAACTGAATTAGTCTTCTGTGACAATCCATACTCTGCACCCCCTAACCTTTCTACCCTGCCTGCAACACATTgctctgtttttatatatatttatatgtaaaagCTCATTTTTAATGCAGTGCCCCTTTTATTCTGTAGTTTGTCATGAACAATACTACAATTAATTGCTCGCAGGTGCAATGTAACCATTTAAGAGTTCAGTTGAATTTcagctcccctccccccccccccctatacaGACCACAGTATGTCTACAATCTGTCACAGAACTGCTTATTCAGGCATCATGGACAATATCCTATATTAAGCTGATTAGACTGTTCTCTGTTAAATTGGGCAGGTCCATCCCATTGCTTATGTAAAGAAATAGCGACATGAACAATGTTAACCATTCTGCTTCTGTTGCCAGACCTGCAGGATGTCCTGTCTGTAGAGTAAGTGAATACATCCCAGAGCCAgctcaacacacacaaaacatttaaCAGCTGACTCTAACATAGTTTTGTGCTTTGCAAGTATCCTTGTAAAAATAAGAGGTTTTCTGCTGCTTGGACCTGCACAGCACTTGCTAGTGGAGATGATTATGAGAGAAGGTAGTCACAAGTTCCATCCTCAGCCGTAATATTACCAAAAATGAGATAACCAAGGGTTTCCCAAGGACACAAGtgaaccagcagcagcagcaggaacaCTGTGTTCTGAACGgtttggaggagaggagaggactgCTGCCTCTGCCCAGAAGCAGAGTCAAGTCAGCCAGCATCTGTGGAATGAAAGAATATGCAGTGCGGCCTATATTTGCGTTGGTATTGTGATCTATACGTAGGGGTCTGGTTGAAAAGCATTGCTCAGAAAGTATTTTGAGACATGCATTTATCAGGGATGTTTTCTCGTTCATTCACACGTTTGTTTTACCGTTTGGAGgtcactggcaaaaaaaaaagaagctccAAAGTGTTTTAAGTACAACTCCAGGTATTTCTTCCCACGACACCCCTTTACCCTGGGAAGCTCTTTGTTGTTTGGGTGTGATAAATGAGTGCTTGGTTACAATGCAATTGCACTGTAGTAATAGCATACAAGCGGCTGTGTATCTGCGATGCAAGCACTGGCCGAGTTCAAACATCCCACATAACAATCCTAGTGTTTTGAAGATGGGATAACATGAGATaaatgcttttttcttttgtcGTGGTTGCAATTTGCAATTTGATCAGAGACACTTAAAGTGTGTACATTTTAGGAGTGAAAATTGCATCTGGGAGTATTGATGTTTTTGTTTCCGTTTTGAAATGGCTGCTCACATTGATTTTATTTGTCAGGCCTTACTGTTAGCATGCCATTATTCTCATACTGCTGTCTTTATTGCCCTCTTATGGACAGAGTGAGTATACCAGGGAAGACAAATTGTAACTATGTATGGCAGGAACAGTGGCttttatacacatttatttaacataaCAATACATACCAAAGCCATATGATTTCAAACATGAAAACAATGTAATCTTTACACCAACCCAGCATCCATTAAAGAGGTTTACTATCAGCCATACGTTTTGCAGTTCACCACACCTCTGCCTTGTGGATTACCATTGTGGCTCTTGCCAGGAAGCATCAAAGACATAAGATTAGAATAAATGACAGATTTTAATTGGCAGATAGTAAAAACAGAGAGGAATACTGCCTCACGGGTCGGTACTGCTGTCTGCACAGAGTCCGTCTGAGCTtctggaaaaactgcaaaatgcaatctgtttgatttcatattcaatatttctTCCTGGTCATTTCCATATTAAATGTACACAAGTGTTCTTATATGCGTTTtgcaataatatataaaatattgatgGAAAGCTTGTTAGGGTGGCTCTTCTGATTGTCCATAGCGTCTAAACTCTCAATCAGAATGCGAGTCAGGTAGCAGAAAACTTTGAATTTCTCCTTAGTTTTCCCTTAGCTGCTTGGTTGCAAACATAGCCAATATCTTGAAGCTTAAACATGTAAACTTGGgagattaaccctttcatgcatggggaCCTCATATGGGGATAGCCTTTATAAGGGGAcacatggaagacgcaaatgcatggaTGCCATTTTCACCCTCATATACAGCACTGAACAAAATTTAAATTGATATatttatgatgtgttttttttttcattcctataGTTTATtgcatgcatgaaagggttaaacaggaACTCAACCCCCGCTAGAGGGGCGGATGGAAGAGCTGCAGCAGCCTGGCTGCCTGGAAGACGCTCTGGGGCGTGGCGAAGGAGAAGTATTGCAGGCACAGCCTCTCCTCCAGCCCCGGGGCCGCTCTGGCTCCGGGTTCGTGCTCGACCGCTGCCTCCGCCAGCTTGAGCAGCAGCAGGCAGCGCTTCACCTCCAGCCAGTTGAGGGTCAGGAAGGGGGTGAGCTGGTTGTCCTGGAAGAGCTCCGCACGGGGGCCCCAGAGCAGGGCCTGCAGGACGTGCCGGGCCTCCCCGACAGCGACTCTGTCTCTGGGCTGGGGCTCCAGCAGGAGCTGGGCGAGCTTGGAGAGGCCCGGGGAGTAAGGGGAGAGGTGGGGGACGGCGGGCAGGTCGCGTTCGGGTCTGTATTCCCCCTCTCTCAGCTCTGGGGCGCTCAGGAGCGGGTTGGGGAGATGCAGGCACTCGTAGATCAAAATCCCCAGCTGGAATTCGTCTGCCTTCTTGAACTGGGAGCCGCTGCTcatctctggagccagcctgtCCTGGTCTGAGTCCTGGGCCGGGCTGGGGGTTCTCTGCTTGGCATGGCTGAAGTTGCTGATCAGCAGTCTGGGGGTCCCCGGGCGGCCTCTCTTGGGGAGCTCCGTGCCGGGGTCCCCCCTTTCCTCCCAGACCAGCAGCAGGTTCTCCATGCGGAGGGCGCAGTGGGTGGTTTTGTTGCTCTTGAGGTGCTGCAGGCCCTCgcacagctgcaggagcagcagaCAGACTGAACGCTCGTAATGATGGGGCTGGGAGGCGTGCAACTCGGCACAGGATTGCACGTAATCAGCCAGCGTCTCATCAGGAACCTCCTCTACTATTGTGACCTCACAGCCCGGGGAGTGTCCGTTGGCAGTGTCCATCGCTGGCATCTCAACGGAGCCCTCTGCTAGTGAATTCAGTGTCAACGCAGCCATGGGGAGTGGATTTTCATTGCTGCTGTCCCCTGGTGTTGGTTGGAGGCACTGCGCCCTCGCTCCTGGTGCGTCGCTGCCCCCTGTCTTTGGCTCCAGGGATAACATGGCCATTTCCTCTGCTTCCACTACAGCAAGGCCTCGGGGGAAGTGCGCACAGACACGCTGGATGTTGGAGTGGGGGGGCAAGTCCCTCTGTATAGCCAATCCACTCTCTCCGCCTGCTTTATACACCTGCAGATAGAAGGAGGGGGTTGTCTTGAGTGTTTTGCTTTTGGGAACGGGAATTAAGCTGGAACACCAGTTAGCCCCCCTGTCCCATCTCATCAAAAGGATAGACCCTCCAGCAACACAGCTTTATTATTGCAATATAGCCTATTTGCCCAATAATGCTATTACGCAAAGTAGAACAGTGCCCTCTACTGGACCATGAGCACACTACACACACTGCAACACCTGGTGCTGTTTGGAGGTCTCCTATCCAGATACTGACCAGTCCTGACCCTGCTGAAGACATGGGAGCCGTCCAGACAGCAGCACACAGGGAGGGCACTGCAGGATACTGTATGCAGCACCAAGGCAGATCTACAGGCTATACTCTAGCAGCAATCAGGCAACAAGAGAAGGACTAAGACACACCAACACTGTGTCCCTCTCATCTCAGAGCAGAGCTATTTGATCCAGTCCTGATTTTACTAGTTcactaagacacacctgagcttgataCCGATAcactaatcaagcacatattaaaacctggaacgggtgaaactgctgtgcaataggagacttatttccatccctgcagagcCATATAAGGGAAACACTAGTGATTGGGCTGACAGAAAGCCACACAAGTTTCATAAGGGTTTTATCAGTCCTTCCTGTTCTGGTCGTGGTGGGCTGGGTTTGTTAGCAACGGATTTGTCAGCTGCAGATCTGCATGTGCTTGTGTAACTATGGCTGTTTGCTTCTTAATAAAAGTATTAACAGCATTGGAGTAGATTTGCAAGTGATTCACTCATTCCATCGAACTGGTTTTGCACTTGCTTTTGTGtcataggtctgaaatgtgcagtgcTTAAAGAAGCCCACGTTACAGCAAACAGGTATTTTGAGTTTTAAAGCAGGATATTTGGTGTTAGGTTAAGTAAAGACAGTTGGCAGTCGCCATGCCTTATTTTCAGGATTTCTGTTACTCTTGCACAACACATGGCAgggaacaggggaagcagctgggtGACAGGAAGGAAGCTGTTGAAGTGTGGTGGACAATTTCACACGCCAAGGGAACTGCTCAAGAAAGCGCAAtgctatctgaaagcatggcttgcaaacaggcATGAACTTTCTATTGCATATTAGGCTTTCAAATAAAAATCCATGTTTATTATAACATATGAAACTGCACATATGAGCAACAACGAATCATGGCtgcaacaaatgatttacagcaagaccagGGCTGGGGATTGCATTGCCcatgtttcctcactcagaccccttattTACTAAATATCTCGGTacccctgaatagataatcgtctcctgtttaaaaatggtatttagtaagtaaagggtctgaaTGAGTTAAAATGGGTgcaaacactttaatacatcaaataattctttaaaaaacGATTCCAAGAAAAACGACCCTCACCTTGGCTGCAAACAGCCTGCCGGGGTGCGCTGAGGAGCGGACAGTGTAGTACAGAGCGTCCCCGGCCTGGCAACAAGGCCCGCCTCCACAGAGCTGGTAATCCCGTGCGGCCCCCTGCAGCCCCGCCTCCCCCAGCCGCTCCGCTATCCCGCGCAGGCACAGCAGAAGGCGCTCCTGCAGCCCCCTGGTCACCTGCTCCAGGTTGTGCAGATCTCTGAAGAAGCTCCTGAGCTCCCCATCCGGGGTGTGGAAACTCAGCCCAGCCAGGGGGGCTGCGGGGGAGCCGTCGAGGACCTGAGGGGGGTCCGGGAAAGAGCTGGAGTGCAGGGGGCTGCAGGGGGAGCTGAAACAGCCGCGTGTGAAGAACCCCCCTCTCCTCTGCTGGTGCCCCACCAGGTGGTACAGGGGGTTGTTGAGGGAGAGCCCgggggaggagggggtgaggggggcaGGGTAGGGTGGGGGTTTGGTGCAGTGAGAGGGGATCAGGGACCCCACCGGGAGGGAATGGGTTCGGATGAGTTTTTTCGGCAGGGGGGGTGGCCGGTTTGACCGCTCTGGGACTCTCTCTGTCGACAGAGCACGTTCCTTCATCCGAGGCTTAGGTGGAACCATACTGGAGCGGGACtgacctgcacacagacacacagactgattagTGGACAGGCATTCTGCataaaaaacagaactgtaacccaattaaaaatgttaataaagcaaaCCCACACAGTACCACAGCAGGCTTTCGCCGCACGAGCTACAGTTGAAACACCACTGCAGCCTCAGCGCCTGCACAAGCCCCTTCATTGCATTGAGGGTTGTAGTTACATTAACGTTGCTTTCAGTATTTCTGCTGTGTACATGACTGTGGGTTCAGTGGGGTTTGCAaatcctctctgtgctttaccttgGCTCCCTGAGCTTGCGCGAGCTCTTGCTATGTGTTTACCTTGCTATGCCCCACTCAGTTATTCTAAGAGTAGACTGTGGGTTGAACTGTTTTTGACGCTGACCTGCAGACACATACCTGGGCTCGTATGTTCACTGTCTGCTGGCATTGCTATTACTGGTTGGGGTACAGTGTGTCCCACTGCTTTACAAAGTTAACCCAAAACACTACTTTAAATTTAGCAGAGTAGAGGAAGGAGGCATAAGtcgaagctgagtaaaagtaaattTGGatagaaggtaggaagcacttttttacacacagagttataaatgcacgGAATATCCTACCAGGTgatgtagtaggatctaaaacactgggaacattaaaataAAGCCTGGATTCTGTGCTTTTGAAATTAGAGTAGGGAAGGCTGTGCTAACAAgcgacgagccttgatgggccgaatggcccttttctcgttcccaaacttcTCTTATGTTCGTGCTGCGTGAGAGGGGAGGAAGTGGGCAGGCGAGGCTACAGACACAGGAGTGACCACAGAGAGCAGGCTGAAGCTGATAGCTGCCTGACACACAGTCCCCTGATACACACAGCACTGCACGGGGCACAGAGTCATCTAACTGTTTTGCGCAATAATTTTGcagttgcatcaccctatagaattaacacattttgcttcataaagtcgaatgaaacctgctgaataatgttccgttaacatattgagttacttactgctttgcagttttccagatGCTTAATGAAAAAgtgaaaacaattgaaaaatttgacattttgaaatctaactgtGCCACtctcatggcttccggtagacctttgcgatctcattttgtagtgtctttgattacatgatcgaaattatgttcatgttgtttttataatcctaaaattctaggtgatgcaaaacttttggccatttcCCAtgcacatattaaatatgtacagtgtTTCGCCACGCTCTCGGGTTTACATAGCATTTGATTTTCGcacttgtttctgttttgttttgcttgccTGTGTGAAGTGAAACCTCCCCCCTCTGCTGCCTGTGGGTGGGTGGTAAGGATGCTTCTACCAAGAACTGAGGGGGAACTGTGATCACTGAAAGAAAGGTTATGCAAACCAACAAGGTCTAGTGTTTCTTTAAGTAGGCTTATAAAGAGGATTcgaaatatgtaaataaaatagaaaagcaATGGGGGGCTCTGGACTGTTTTGTTCCCTTAATATATTGATGATTGAAGCATTTTGTGTGCCagtaatttataaaatatattgtttgagcTTTGAGATTTTAGCTTTTGGGATGTCCATGTAGCTTTCAATGATAGAGAATCGACcgcgcgcacacacgcacgcacacacgcacgcacacacgcacacacacacagcacccccCTCAGAATAATGCCCAGTCCACATTCTGAGCTCTGCGTGAAAGTTTCCAGGAAGAGATTAGATCAAAAAATGAAGAAAGAGGCTGAATTATAGCAAGACTCCTTACCGCATTGCAGCTTCACAAATTATAATAAAGTGAGATAAAATCTGCACGACTGTGATCTGGAAAACGAAAGTgcttttattgtacattacaaaATGCACTTAGCGTTACTGTCTTTAAGTGTTTATGTCTTAATGTACAGGCTGATTAGAAAGTGCGTTTACCGTTTGtgagatatggtgcgttgatgtggtaaacgtacattctaatcaccctgtatatattacaagttccaaatgtgcagttttaaacagCCCCGGGGAAAAAGTGTACATTTACTTGATTTATAGTCAAGATTCCAGATCCAGCAGCACAGCACATTTCaggcagtagatggcgctgtggagCTGCTCTACTCGCTCACACTGTGCAAGGAGTCCTGCTTTGATTGCTATGGCAAAGAATGATGAAGCA
Coding sequences within:
- the LOC117401526 gene encoding LOW QUALITY PROTEIN: ornithine decarboxylase antizyme 1-like (The sequence of the model RefSeq protein was modified relative to this genomic sequence to represent the inferred CDS: deleted 1 base in 1 codon), whose product is MVKSNLQRILNSHCFVREKEGNKTNMPLISMTSNKSRNESSRASLNCCSNLRPGPQWCSDAPHPPLKIPGGRGNSQRDHNLSANTVYSDNRLIVTEEPSTSRTRILQIQSRLTDSRKISWRTVLNNSNVYIEIPGGGLPEGSKDSFALLLEFAEEHLQVENVFICFHKNRDDRAALLRTFSFLGFEIVRPGHPLVPKRPDAFFMAYAIERDSSDEE
- the LOC131721054 gene encoding inactive tyrosine-protein kinase PEAK1-like translates to METADSGSRTMEDCGNLPPLLPAKLRRQRYSAGTMSSSSTGSSFGPDPEPGSPGPASPQTGPTSTTSIPASLPEETDLLASASRTYANIGQSRSSMVPPKPRMKERALSTERVPERSNRPPPLPKKLIRTHSLPVGSLIPSHCTKPPPYPAPLTPSSPGLSLNNPLYHLVGHQQRRGGFFTRGCFSSPCSPLHSSSFPDPPQVLDGSPAAPLAGLSFHTPDGELRSFFRDLHNLEQVTRGLQERLLLCLRGIAERLGEAGLQGAARDYQLCGGGPCCQAGDALYYTVRSSAHPGRLFAAKVYKAGGESGLAIQRDLPPHSNIQRVCAHFPRGLAVVEAEEMAMLSLEPKTGGSDAPGARAQCLQPTPGDSSNENPLPMAALTLNSLAEGSVEMPAMDTANGHSPGCEVTIVEEVPDETLADYVQSCAELHASQPHHYERSVCLLLLQLCEGLQHLKSNKTTHCALRMENLLLVWEERGDPGTELPKRGRPGTPRLLISNFSHAKQRTPSPAQDSDQDRLAPEMSSGSQFKKADEFQLGILIYECLHLPNPLLSAPELREGEYRPERDLPAVPHLSPYSPGLSKLAQLLLEPQPRDRVAVGEARHVLQALLWGPRAELFQDNQLTPFLTLNWLEVKRCLLLLKLAEAAVEHEPGARAAPGLEERLCLQYFSFATPQSVFQAARLLQLFHPPL